Within the Polaribacter pectinis genome, the region GGAACAACAATTATGGGTTTCGGATTGATAAAAGTTGTCGGTAAAAAGATGGAATTTATTCAAATGAACGAATTAATTTTAAAAAAATACGACGATCATTATTTAAAATTAAAACTAATTTTTGAACGAACAATCGAATTAATAGACACTTACAATCCAGATGAAATAGCTATTGAAGCGCCATTTTTTGGAAAAAACGTACAATCGATGTTAAAGTTGGGTAGAGCACAAGGAGTTGCAATGGCTGCAGGTTTGTCCAGAGAAATACCCATTACAGAATATTTGCCAAAGAAAATTAAAATGGCAATTACT harbors:
- the ruvC gene encoding crossover junction endodeoxyribonuclease RuvC; its protein translation is MAIEKIILGIDPGTTIMGFGLIKVVGKKMEFIQMNELILKKYDDHYLKLKLIFERTIELIDTYNPDEIAIEAPFFGKNVQSMLKLGRAQGVAMAAGLSREIPITEYLPKKIKMAITGNGSASKEQVALMLKSLLNLKTLPKNLDATDGLAAAVCHFYNSGKIVGGKNYTGWASFVKQNEKRVKK